The genomic DNA atacctttgggactgattactccaaggatgaaacacttagccttgggacatccaggCACTCACataggtaaatactgccttggggcaaatattagggaCTGTTGTTATTTACtttgtaccaaagtattggctccctcaagtgtttcagttgccacctgtacctcctgtaccctcTCTTGATACCAatgatgtatatacttgtttgtgtgccttctcagggtataaaaggaccctgtgaagacgcttctaatgcatccatttatccactcttatatattgacatatacacacaagcctttaacagtttatctgcgcatttactttagtgattgactcactgtaaatagcataggaggttatttggcacactaaaaccataggccagtcccaacagacacatggtagcctattagtgtacttactgcaaccctgtgcccttTGACTgtgacagttgttgagctcaagATCAAGTATAgcgcaacaatactgtaaggattgttgtgattgagtgatagtgtttcaatcatCCATActcccatattgtagatatctttatctataatatctcataaatcctagatacaTTTTAGGCACACCCCAtacataagtcttaagtcttactcaAGCATAtttaagtcctatacttattaggcaaaccctgtaaatcctgtacattagtcaggtaacccacttacctaaggtactaccccagagaccttaagtatacatacccttagtcacttaggcttaagtaacattagtctaagatactatacataaccaaccacctgcacttgatagttggtagactatttgttaggagttgtctATTTCCAACAAACTTAGCATacattgtgcatatattctgtgcaaaTATTCTGATAcataatactagttcttagctATTCTCATagacattttgtatatagtgattctttcttactcctgtacttacacaactcttaacataCTGTCCTGGTCATAAATATTGTCATGCAAGTTAAGATGGTCACTGCTTGTAGTACCTAATAGATTTTCAGGTACAGTTGAGACACTACAATGTGACTCTACAACCAAACCCATGCCTTGGCAAAAATTGACCTGGTTAGGAGCTCCAAGGTTGCACTCTGTACATGTATTCACTATATTAGCTTGTGGACACAGGTTGCTCATATAACAGTCATCTAATTTCTTACCAAGAGATAACCTTATGCATTGCTGAGGTTTCCTGTCAGGTACCTCCAATATGGTTATACATAGGCCAATTGCTGTCCACACATTAAATGGCCCTGTAGTATACTGGTCAGGTATTTTAGCATACATTCAAAACAAATATACTTATTCACCCAAGACACCAAATTATGGGTACACCTCAATTGAACAGTGACCCCAAACCATTCTCTAACAAATTACTATGAGCTGAATAACCCCATATGTAATTTCAGTATGTATCTGACTAACCAGAATTTGAGTCAGAAGCCAAAAGATTTCTGTGGCCTGGGTTTGAATGGGCTGTGTTGGTATGTTGGGAATGATACCAATTACTGGAGGGCTACAAAAATTGTGATTAACTGACTGCAGATCAAAGCAAGAGAAACACAAGCTTACttattgtcctagacatagTCCAGGATGGTGTGTGggatggcacttgtggctgcagtGTACAAAGGatgagttgcttaaggcaatgggTACCTatactacaacaacaaacaaCTATACAATAATGACaaaaccacttaaggcagcagTGAGCTATCTACATACAGCAatgaagctgcttaaggcagtgactgAATAACTAGGTAAATatcttactgggcttaaggcccttgtataATGTGGGgttgcaacaagaggtaatcaacctggggattaccatggttgattgccctccttatatatagTTACAAGGCagtgctaattacaaatatcataaccaataagaagccCACTCCATCAGCAGCCTTATTCATGCATGTATGTCACccatgatgtcatcaaggtggaggtggctacatagtTGACTAAGCAATGGAGGGGACATGGCTAGTTGCTTAGGGTATCacataagcgccaaagtcacatgatcaaaaaggGTGCCTGTTTgtgtttgtttaaatttgagaaaatcagaaaTAAATCCATGTTAtagagtgtgtctacaacatttATAGTCCATAACTGTGCTAACAGAAATGCAACAGAACAGGAttgtgtcataacccatatctggaagggttattaccatgtatatccactgtcaaagatatatatagtatatatgatgcacagtgatatattaataatataggtcactgggggatgttgcactccccctgccccacTAGCtgtgggccaatgttaagggagcctgcaggcaaggtctgaaaaTATATtaatagaagagattatgtcatcccccccccacctcaaatctgtagtagtttagtatagtatttgataaaggactggagggggggaggtcatgtgaccctggtggactgtcagtctctaagtcatgagcgcttagggtaatgacagttctgactgcatatatgtgagtatatgcggccttctaaagactgtggaatatcctattagtaggtggcttggtcaggagacatgccagcaaaggcatgggtcatgacatctgccaacctttggcacttatttgCAGTTACTAAGTGCTGGTGcttccatgcttacttgcacttgttccaTGCTCTGTAAGTACTGTTcctgcatataaatgtatggtactaaaatcatagaaataatagtatgaTCACTTAGCATGATcaaatgtgtatatatgcaagtgcaATGAGGAAGTAAAGTATAAAACGTCTTgtagcactgccagtttccaaatatagtaatgtgcatgcccatatttggatagagcaagtatgattactctagtttgcactattcactattggcaattatgggtgcatatgtctaaattatccATTCCATAACATCACAGTCCCTGCACAAGCTGCTGCAACACAGCTCCCTTTCACTCTTCTGTCAACTCCCTTGCTTGCAGATCCTAACTCTGACAACAGGGATTGGGGAACATGACAATCCTCCAGAAAATATGCTGTGGTAAACAGACCAACCTTTAGCTTGGCTCAAATTTCTGGCACTACAACAGCTTTCTCTTGGTGCCCCTCCTGAATACATCAAGGGCTTACCTACATTGGCCAACAAGTTACAAGAACTCACTATTTCTAGCCCAGATACATTTTTTATTGGTAGTGATCCAGAGCAGTACTCTGGTGACAACAAAGCAGCATACTGTGCAGCACTAGAGAATATTCTCAAAATTGGCCTGAACACAATGCATTTGAACCTCCAGCTTGGATACTGGTTGCAtgtgtcagagtctgactaatgaagaatgggataaatgcctaaagaggcagtgctggcttttggggataagcagaagactgcaaccaacactttagatagagagattacttgccaaatatggcacaagaccccttagagtagagcaggagagtggggagggtagtcagtagattgacaggaggtcaagttctggtctgaatgccagaactctcccttcattatatacatcatacagaacaagggaactgtaaagtacaaaggagaacaatggaagacatactacaaaggtatgggtaactaagagaacaatagaagacatactacaaaggtatgggtaactaagagaacaatagaacaatgcaactaaggacatatggtaactaagtaaccagaggacaaagctaacaggctaaacaaagggaccattcacattccatgttgattgctctgccaggggagtcctgcatggcctgtggtcatgttgggaacatcccctggtccatataattcgtaaaatttagataaaatgataatagaatattagggtatctgtgtccatgcctcttgggtcatgacacttcccccccttcaaggcccAGGTGCATCTGGGTGTAGCTGGTGGAATTTGGCAACCTGTTTTGGTGCATTGGCCAAGTGACTTTTGGGTTCCCAGGTGttctcttctggtccataccctttccactTGACATAGTACCACAGGTTCCTTCCTTGCTTCCTGGAATCCAAGATCTTCTCCACCACATATTCTTCTCCTGTTTGGGTAATTACAGGAGGCAAAGGTTTGGGTTTGCGCTGGAATTCATCAAAGGGTTCCTTGTGGAGTAGAGCTGtgtggaatactggatggaTCTTCATAGATTTTGGAAGTTCCAACTTGTAGctctctttgccaatcttctCCAAGACTTTGTATGGTCCCAACCTCTTGTGCTCAAGTTTgtgggaaggccttgaagttttgataTTGCTGCTGTCTAAGAAGACCCTATCACCAGGTTCAAGCTTGATTGCTGCCTTGTGCTTGTTATTATAGTAGAAGGCTTGCTTGTTCTGGGCCATGGTTAATGCAGCTTTGGCTTCCTCCAGGTTTCTCTTCAAGAACTCAGCCAGTTCATCTGCTTGAGGGACTTGGGTAACAGTAATATCCCCAACAGTGAAATCTGGATTGTACCCATAACAGAGGTAAAAAGGAGAGTGTTTGGACCCAGCATGAACCCCATTGTTAtatgcaaattctgccaagGGAAGGAGAGCAACCCAGTCATCTTGCCTATGGCTAAGATAGTGCCTTAGGAAGATTCAACAAACTGGTTTAACCTCTCACTTTGCCCATCCACTTGGGGTCTGTAGGCTGTTGAGAAGTGTGGCTCTATCCCCAAACGCTTGTATACTTGGCGCAGGTTTGGCATTGAATTGAGGC from Rhizoctonia solani chromosome 16, complete sequence includes the following:
- a CDS encoding Transposon Tf2-12 polyprotein — encoded protein: MGCPEKPSDCGPQFNAKPAPSIQAFGDRATLLNSLQTPSGWAKQDDWVALLPLAEFAYNNGVHAGSKHSPFYLCYGYNPDFTVGDITVTQVPQADELAEFLKRNLEEAKAALTMAQNKQAFYYNNKHKAAIKLEPGDRVFLDSSNIKTSRPSHKLEHKRLGPYKVLEKIGKESYKLELPKSMKIHPVFHTALLHKEPFDEFQRKPKPLPPVITQTGEEYVVEKILDSRKQGRNLWYYVKWKGYGPEENTWEPKSHLANAPKQVAKFHQLHPDAPGP